The Akkermansia muciniphila genome includes the window TTGGCGCGCAGCATGTTCATGGCTTCCTCCTTGTTGCGGAGCTGGCTGCGTTCGTTCTGGCAGGCCACAATCACGCCGGAGGGAATGTGCGTGATGCGCACGGCGGTTTCCACCTTGTTCACGTTCTGGCCTCCCTTGCCGCCGGAACGGTAGGTGTCCACCTTCAAATCCTTGTCCAGAATCTCAATATTGATGGAATCGGAAACTTCCGGCGTGGCGTCCAGGGAGGCAAAGGAAGTGTGCCGCTTCCCGGCGGAATCAAAGGGAGAAATGCGCACCAGGCGGTGGATGCCGCGTTCATTCTTCAAATAGCCGTAGGCGTACTCGCCATCCACCTTCAAGGTCACGGAACGGATGCCGGCGTCATCCCCGTCCGTGCTTTCCAGATAAGTCACGGAAAAGCCGCGGCGCTCACACCAGCGGATATACATGCGCAGCAGCATGGACGCCCAGTCACAGGCTTCTGTGCCGCCGGCACCGGCGTGGATGGTCACGTAACAGGAAGCCTGGTCCTGCGGACTGTTCAGCAAGGTCAGCAGCTCAAAATCCGCCAGGGACTTCTGCCACTTGGCAAACTCCTCCACGGCCTCGCGGCCCAGATCGTCGTCATCCGCCTCCTGGGCCAGTTCAATGGTGGCGTCAATATCCTCCAGCCTGGACTTCAGCCCGGAAAAGGCCTCCATCCTGTGTTTCAGGGGGTTCACTTCCGCCATCAGCGCCCGGGCGGCATTCTGGTCATCCCAGAAATCCGGTGCGCTCATGCGTTCGTCCAACTCGGCCACTCGTTGTTGAATGCCGGCCAGGTCAAAGATAGCTCCCGAGCTCGGAAAGACGGCTGTGTAAAGCAGCCGTGTCGAGCGCCGAGAGATCTGCAGCGATATGGGGATCCATGCGCGGGAACCTACCACGAAACGGTTGAACGGAAAAGGGCAAAATGCCAATTCCTCCGGTCATTCGTTTTCATGGGGAATTTCCTGTGCAGAACTTCAGAGGGGTTCTGCCAGGACAGGGAACCCGGGCTACAAAACTTCCGGCCCAACCGGGTTTTCCCGGTTTCCGGCCTTCATTAAAAACGGCCTCCGAAGCGCAGCGGAGGCTTTATCTAAAGCCCGCCGCCACTGACCCTAAACTTGCCCGGCAGCGTCATCACCGGCTCCTTCAAAAGGCCGTATCCGGCAGGACTTGAGCTTTTCTATCTCCTCAAAGGTCATGATATGCTCAATCTGGCAGGCAACCTCATTGGCGCGTTCTTCCGGAAGGGCAAGCTCCTCCCGCAGAAAATCAAACAGGATGCCGTGGCTGACAATGATTTTCCCTGCAATCCGGCGCCCCTGGGGGGTCAGTTTGACCGGAGCGTACTGCGTATACTCCACCAGCCCCATGTCCGCCAGCTGCTTCACGGCAGACGTCACGGACGGCATTTTCACCTTAAGCATCTCTGCAATATCCCGCACCTGGGCCGTTCCGCTCTTTTCAGACAGCAGCCCGATGGCCTCCAGATAATCCTCATTGCTCTTGGTCAGCTCCAACATGGTATAAGAGAACAGTTAATCCCTTAGGCGGAACTAACTCAAGACTTTTTCCATCCTGATTTGGAATGAGAAAAAAAACCGCCGCGAATATCACTATTCGCGGCGGCTAAATCAATCAGTGAATTACGGAGATAAGCTTACTTCTCTTCAGAAGGGCTCCATTCTTCGTTTTCACGGGTAGCCAGGTTGAAGGCGTGCTCCAGACCCACCATGTCGCTGCTCGGGCGGAGAGCTTCAAAGGAGGCGGTTTCACGGCGGAGCTGTTCGGTGTCGTAATTGACGGCCTTGATAGAAAGGCCGATACGGCGTTCGATGCTGTCCACCTTGATCACGCGGGCGGTGATTTCATCACCCACCTTGATCACGTCCTTCACGCGTTCCACGTGGTCTTCGCTAAGCTGGGAGATGTGAATCAGGCCGTCGATGTCGCCGTTCAGGTTCACAAAGGCGCCGAAGCTGGCGATCTTGGCCACCTGGCCGGTCACCATGTCACCCACCTTGAAGCGGTCGTTGATGGATTCCCACGGATCGGACTCAAGCTGCTTGATGCCAAGGGAGACACGCTGGTCTTCCTTCTTGATTTCCAGAACGATGGCTTCCACTTCGTCGCCCTTCTTGAGGACTTCGGAGGGGTGGTTGATCTTGCGGGTCCAGCTCATGTCGGACACGTGGATCATGCCGTCGATGCCTTCTTCCAGGCCCACAAAAGCGCCGTAGGGAGTAAGGTTGCGGACCTGGCCCTTGATAACGGTGCCGATCGGGAAGCGGGATTCGATATCCGCCCAGGGATTGTCTTCCAACTGGCGAACGCCGAGGGAGATTTTCTGTTCCTTCACGGAGATGGAAAGCACCACGGCTTCGATTTCCTGGTCCAGCTTCAGCACGTCGCTCGGACGGGTGATTCTCTTGACCCAGGACAATTCGGAAACGTGCACCAGGCCTTCCACGCCCTTTTCCAGCTCCACGAAGGCGCCGTAAGGCAGAAGCTTGGTCACGCGGCCCTTGACATGAGAATTGATCGGGTACTTGCGTTCGATGTCCGCCCAGGGATTGTCCGTCATCTGCTTCAGGCCCAGGGAAACGCGTTCCTTTTCGCGATCCACTTCCAGAATCACGACTTCCAGGGACTGGCCGATATGGAGCATTTCACTCGGGTGGTTCACGCGGCCCCAGCTCATATCCGTGATATGAAGCAGGCCGTCCATGCCGCGGAGGTCGACAAAGGCGCCGAAGTCCGTGATGTTCTTCACGAGGCCTTCCACCTTGTCGCCTTCCTTGACGGTTTCAAGGAAGCGCTGGCGCTGGTCGGCGCGTTCGGCTTCGATCACTTCGCGGCGGGAAAGGACGATGTTCTTGCGGTCGTCGTTCACCTTGACGATCTTGAATTCGTAAACCTTGCCCACGTATTCGTTCAGGTCGCGCGGAGGAATGATATCCACCTGGGAACCGGGAAGGAAGGCTTCCACGCCAACGTTGACCATGAGGCCACCCTTGACGACGCTCTTCACTTTACCCTTGACCAGGCCGCCATCGCGGTACACGCCCACGATCTTATCCCAGTTCTGCTTATGGGCGGCCTTTTCCTTGGAAAGGACGACGATGCCTTCGTCGTTTTCGAGGCGTTCCAGAAGGACCTCGATCTGGTCCCCCACTTCGATTTCCTCGTCTTCAAACTCGGAAATGGAAATAGCGCCTTCGGACTTGTAGCCGATGTCCACCAAAACGACTTGGGGACGGATTTCCTGGATGGTTCCGGTAACGATGGAACCTTCACGCAATTCGCGGAACTTGCTGTCAATAAGTTCCGCCAGTTCAGTTGTGCTCATTTAAATGGTTGATGAGTTAGTATTGCCGATTTTTCTCATGGCCCCTTATTGGCCGGCGGGCAATCGGGGCGCCTTCCCCCGCCGGGCGAAAAATCGGTTGCCTTCAATACCAGTTTCACGCAAGAACTCAAGGCTTTTCTTGAAAAACTCCTTCGATTTTTTCCCGCCCCTGCGGCGCCCCGCCGGACGGCGGCAAAAACGAGCGCACAAAAACCTTGTAGCCCTCCCTCCCCATGTTAAATTCCGGCTAATGGGAAAATGCGGAACATCCGCATCCGTCAACCACTCCCGCCGCAAAGCCATGAAAAAAATCATCCTGTCCCTCCTCGTTGCGGGGCTGTCTGGAACAGCCCTCATTCACGCCGCGGAACCCGTCAAACTGGACCAGCCGGACCTGGAACGGGGAGCGCCCGTCATGAAGGCCCTCTCCGACCGCCAATCCATCCGGAGCTTTTCTGAAAAAATGCTCTCCCAAAAAGATCTGTCAGACCTGCTCTGGGCCGCCAACGGCGTCAACCGCCAGGATTCCGGCAAACGTACCGCCCCGTCCGCCATGAACCGCCAGGACGTCAAAATTTACGTGTGCACGAAAGACGCCTCCTACCTCTATGACCACAAGGCCCACGCCATGGTCCCCGTAAGCGACGGGGACGCGCGCCCGGCGGACGCGCCCGTGTGCCTGGTTCTTGTGACGGACACGGCGGAACCCTGGGCAGCCATGGACGCCGGCATCGTCTCCCAGAACATCTCCCTGTTCTGCTCCGGGACTGGACTGGCCACCTACCCACGGGCCAGCATGAACAAGGATGCCCTGGCAAAAGCCCTGAAACTGGCCTCCCCCCAAACGCCCATGCTCTGCCATCCCGTAGGGTATAAAAAATAACAACTTCCGTAACCGACGAAATCAGGGCTCCGGCAGAATATCCACGTAAATGCCGGGAGAGCTCCCTTCAATGGGCATCGCACCTACCGTCCGGGCATAAAACTCCGCAGGCCCCACCCCGCCGATAATCCCGTAGGCATGCCCCATCTCACGGAGTGCGTTCAATGCGGAAACCAGCAAAACCTTGCCCACGCCGCTCTTGCGCGCCTCCTCCGCAACCCCCATGGGGCCAAGAAAACCGCGCGCCGTCACGTCATAGCAGGCAAAACCGAGAATCTTCTTCTCCCGTGTGGCGATATAACAGGAAACAGGCTGGCGGCTGAATGCGGTCTTCGTTTCGCTCACCCACTTGGGAGAAAAATTCCGGTCTACCCATCCAGCCACCAAATGGCGTTCATAAGCCCCCGGACGCCGAATCAGAATGCCTTCCTTTCCAAGCTTCCGCAACTCTTCTTCAATATCAGGCAAATCATACAGCCGCACCAGCATATCCATCATAACTACGGTACCGTATCACAACCAAGTGCCGCAGCGAATAAAAAAAACTGGACAAACCTTCCTTTCACCCGTAGACTTCGCCGCACCACAAACAACGAGCTGTAGCGCAGGCTGGTAGCGCGCTTCGTTCGGGACGAAGAGGTCGCAGGTTCGAATCCTGTCAGCTCGACCACTTTTTAATAGCCGCCTCCGGGCGGCTATTTTGTTTTCTGACTAAATCAGTCATCCGTCAAATTTCCCATTGCCCCGCGCCTGCTTCTTTTCCTAAAATATAGGTAATGAGTGAATACTACCTGAAACTCCCCGGTGATTCCCAGCCGAGAGCTTATTCCGAATATGAGGTCCGAGAATTTCTGGGACAGGGGGTGATCGACTCAACAACGCTCACCTGGAAACAGGGCATGGATGGATGGATGCCCGTGGAACAGGTACTGCCGGCTATGCTCTCCGCCCCGGAAAAAAGCCGGGATGAAGAAGAGGAAAGCCTGCCTGCAGACCAGCCGTACCGTTTGCGGTATCCCCTGGCGGGTCTTGCCAGATTGTCTATCCTGGCATGCATTGTCCTGCTCCCCTGCATGCTCTGGAGCAGTTGGATTGTCTTTTCCAACAATACCGCCAGTTATGAGGAAATCCAGGCGGCCATTCAGCAGAACCTGGCCCAGCTCCCTTCCTCCGCTGCGCCGATGGTCTTCCTCTTCAGCATTTTGTTCATCCCTTCCCTGCTGATTCAGCTGATCTGGCTGTACCGGGCGTGCGCCAATGTTCATGGATTCCACATCCAGGGGCTCCGGTTCACACCATTCCTGAGCGTCATCCTGAGCTGCATGCCCGTAGTCGGCATGGTGCTGAATGCGCTGATTCTTCAGGAGCTGTACCGTGCGTCCAAGAATCCGGCGGAGTGGATGCTGCAAACTCCGTCCCGCTCCCTGCGCCTGTACCTGCTTGTTACCACGGCCCTGACCCTGTGCGCCCTTTTCCCCTTTGGGGCTGAACATTACCTGGCGGCGTTCCTGGTGATTGGCTCCCTGATGACGGCGGCCACCGTGCTGTGGCTGGTCTGCGTCCTGCAAATCAGCAGGAAACAGCAGGAGCTGGTTTCCGAAAATACGGACACGCAACCGTGACCGCCTGGCTTTCTTCGTTCAGCGTTCTTCCTTCTTCGCCGTGTCCGGCCGGTCATCCGGCAGTATCTTGTCCAGAGCTTCCATACTGTTATCCCTGTACAGGTTTTCCAGCAGTTTTTCCCATCCCGCCGCCATTTGGACCTGTTTCAGGGCAATAATGGGATCAGGCATCACCACGCCAGCAGGGGGGGCGTACTGTTTCAGCACTTCATCCGGATTGATCCGGTTGAACGTTGTCTTTCCATAGCCCGGCATCCCCGCTTCATGGGCAATGGATTCAATTATTTCAAAATGTAAATGGGCCAGATAATTCCCATGCGCAGTGCCTACGGTGCCGATCTGCTCTCCGCGGCCCACCAGGGAACCTAGGGGAATATCGCTGACAGTCTTCAAATGGGCATACAGGCTCTGTATAAAACGGCCGT containing:
- a CDS encoding GNAT family N-acetyltransferase: MMDMLVRLYDLPDIEEELRKLGKEGILIRRPGAYERHLVAGWVDRNFSPKWVSETKTAFSRQPVSCYIATREKKILGFACYDVTARGFLGPMGVAEEARKSGVGKVLLVSALNALREMGHAYGIIGGVGPAEFYARTVGAMPIEGSSPGIYVDILPEP
- a CDS encoding GYF domain-containing protein, with product MSEYYLKLPGDSQPRAYSEYEVREFLGQGVIDSTTLTWKQGMDGWMPVEQVLPAMLSAPEKSRDEEEESLPADQPYRLRYPLAGLARLSILACIVLLPCMLWSSWIVFSNNTASYEEIQAAIQQNLAQLPSSAAPMVFLFSILFIPSLLIQLIWLYRACANVHGFHIQGLRFTPFLSVILSCMPVVGMVLNALILQELYRASKNPAEWMLQTPSRSLRLYLLVTTALTLCALFPFGAEHYLAAFLVIGSLMTAATVLWLVCVLQISRKQQELVSENTDTQP
- a CDS encoding nitroreductase family protein: MKKIILSLLVAGLSGTALIHAAEPVKLDQPDLERGAPVMKALSDRQSIRSFSEKMLSQKDLSDLLWAANGVNRQDSGKRTAPSAMNRQDVKIYVCTKDASYLYDHKAHAMVPVSDGDARPADAPVCLVLVTDTAEPWAAMDAGIVSQNISLFCSGTGLATYPRASMNKDALAKALKLASPQTPMLCHPVGYKK
- the prfB gene encoding peptide chain release factor 2 (programmed frameshift), with the protein product MDPHIAADLSALDTAALHSRLSELGSYLDLAGIQQRVAELDERMSAPDFWDDQNAARALMAEVNPLKHRMEAFSGLKSRLEDIDATIELAQEADDDDLGREAVEEFAKWQKSLADFELLTLLNSPQDQASCYVTIHAGAGGTEACDWASMLLRMYIRWCERRGFSVTYLESTDGDDAGIRSVTLKVDGEYAYGYLKNERGIHRLVRISPFDSAGKRHTSFASLDATPEVSDSINIEILDKDLKVDTYRSGGKGGQNVNKVETAVRITHIPSGVIVACQNERSQLRNKEEAMNMLRAKLYQIEEDKKQAEADRQYSEKGDIGWGNQIRSYVFQPYQMVKDLRTGVESGNIQDVMDGNLDPFIEAMLRGHKRER
- a CDS encoding 30S ribosomal protein S1, translated to MSTTELAELIDSKFRELREGSIVTGTIQEIRPQVVLVDIGYKSEGAISISEFEDEEIEVGDQIEVLLERLENDEGIVVLSKEKAAHKQNWDKIVGVYRDGGLVKGKVKSVVKGGLMVNVGVEAFLPGSQVDIIPPRDLNEYVGKVYEFKIVKVNDDRKNIVLSRREVIEAERADQRQRFLETVKEGDKVEGLVKNITDFGAFVDLRGMDGLLHITDMSWGRVNHPSEMLHIGQSLEVVILEVDREKERVSLGLKQMTDNPWADIERKYPINSHVKGRVTKLLPYGAFVELEKGVEGLVHVSELSWVKRITRPSDVLKLDQEIEAVVLSISVKEQKISLGVRQLEDNPWADIESRFPIGTVIKGQVRNLTPYGAFVGLEEGIDGMIHVSDMSWTRKINHPSEVLKKGDEVEAIVLEIKKEDQRVSLGIKQLESDPWESINDRFKVGDMVTGQVAKIASFGAFVNLNGDIDGLIHISQLSEDHVERVKDVIKVGDEITARVIKVDSIERRIGLSIKAVNYDTEQLRRETASFEALRPSSDMVGLEHAFNLATRENEEWSPSEEK
- a CDS encoding metal-dependent transcriptional regulator: MLELTKSNEDYLEAIGLLSEKSGTAQVRDIAEMLKVKMPSVTSAVKQLADMGLVEYTQYAPVKLTPQGRRIAGKIIVSHGILFDFLREELALPEERANEVACQIEHIMTFEEIEKLKSCRIRPFEGAGDDAAGQV